In Acidisarcina polymorpha, the DNA window TTGGCTAACGGTCATCGCTCGACGATCACGGGGTGTAGATCGGGCAGGCGATCGCAAGGTGACAGATCCTCACTCACAAGCCTGCTCGAAGCGTCGTTCAGACTGGTCGTGGTTCAGGTTGACCGAGCTAGCTGACTGTGAGCTAACCGTTGCTCACCTATTGGTAGAGGGGATCAACTGCCATAGTGAATGCAGCAGATGCCATCGTGAATTGAACCGCAGCAACGAGTGAGGAAGGCAATTCGGATCTGAGTTCTTTCACGCCGCTGCGCAAGACTGCGTTAGAAGGCTAGTGGAGCACGCGCCCGAAGTAGGCGATCCAAACATTCAACCTAAGGGACATGGCAACCTCATGAATCAACTGTCGATGATCGAAGGCAATGCCCAGCCGCCGGCCCCTACGAGGGAAGAGATGCTCGTGGAACTGGCGAAGCGCGGGGAGGCAAGCGCCTTCGTTGAACTTACTGACCGCCATTACGGACCGATATTTCGCAAGACCTACCAGATCACCGGCAATCGCGAGGATGCTGAGGATGCGTTGCAAAGTGCGCAGATGAAGGCCTTCATGCATATCGGTTCGTTCGATGGACGCTCGCTGTTCTCGACATGGATGACTCGCATTGCCATTAACTCTGCGCTTGGGATACTTCGCAAGAAGCGAGCGCTGCGGGAAGTTCCTTTTGAGGCTAAGCTGGATGACGACAATGGCTTGACATGCATTCAAATTCCAGACACAAGGTTTTGTCCTGAGGCACTTTACGCAGATTATGAGAGGGGTGCACAGATGCAGCAGGCGGTCGGCCGGCTACGGCCGAATCTCCGCAGGGTTATTGAACTCCGTCAGAGCCAGCATCTGTCCACGGTGGAGATAGCGGAACGACTGAGTATCTCCGTCTCGGCCGCCAAGTCACGGTTGTCCCGCGCCCGCAATATCCTTCGCAGGAGCATGCCTTAGGTGCACGCAAACCAGCGCCAAACCGGCTGAGGGCGGCGATGCCTGATTGCCTGCTGG includes these proteins:
- a CDS encoding RNA polymerase sigma factor; protein product: MNQLSMIEGNAQPPAPTREEMLVELAKRGEASAFVELTDRHYGPIFRKTYQITGNREDAEDALQSAQMKAFMHIGSFDGRSLFSTWMTRIAINSALGILRKKRALREVPFEAKLDDDNGLTCIQIPDTRFCPEALYADYERGAQMQQAVGRLRPNLRRVIELRQSQHLSTVEIAERLSISVSAAKSRLSRARNILRRSMP